A genomic segment from Desulfonatronum lacustre DSM 10312 encodes:
- a CDS encoding cytochrome c3 family protein, translating to MKKSSSAILASVAFALLFMWSSTSAARTELIAKPEGIETRQKSVVFSHGKHETMECIACHHTSGGTEVDQGCKDTGCHDMFVVETPEQRRDVRYFQKAYHDLCIGCHADFKKREQPGGPVDCKGCHTQE from the coding sequence ATGAAAAAATCATCGTCCGCGATTCTGGCTTCGGTAGCCTTTGCACTGCTCTTTATGTGGTCGTCCACTTCGGCGGCCCGGACCGAATTGATCGCCAAACCGGAAGGAATCGAGACCAGGCAGAAGTCCGTAGTTTTCTCCCACGGCAAGCACGAAACCATGGAATGTATCGCATGCCACCACACCTCCGGAGGCACCGAGGTCGATCAGGGGTGCAAGGATACCGGCTGTCACGACATGTTCGTTGTGGAGACTCCCGAGCAGAGAAGGGACGTCAGGTATTTTCAAAAGGCGTATCATGATCTGTGTATCGGCTGTCATGCGGACTTTAAGAAACGGGAACAGCCCGGCGGACCCGTCGACTGCAAAGGCTGCCATACACAAGAATAG
- a CDS encoding DUF3309 family protein: MGTILVVVLVLLLIGALPTWNHSRSWGPYPSGGIGLILLILVILLLMGRI, translated from the coding sequence ATGGGAACCATTCTGGTCGTCGTCCTTGTCCTTTTGCTCATCGGCGCTCTGCCCACCTGGAACCACAGCAGATCCTGGGGACCTTACCCCAGTGGCGGAATCGGATTGATCCTGCTGATCCTGGTCATTCTCCTGCTCATGGGGCGTATTTGA
- a CDS encoding CsbD family protein: MIITDNNGETIMKSSTMDEAEGKLHQGKGKIKEVLGRAVNNPEMEAEGKIEKLGGVVQEKVGDVKRAAGK, translated from the coding sequence TTGATAATCACTGACAATAACGGAGAAACCATCATGAAATCCAGCACGATGGATGAGGCTGAAGGCAAGTTGCATCAGGGAAAAGGAAAGATCAAAGAGGTCCTCGGGAGGGCCGTCAACAATCCCGAAATGGAAGCCGAAGGCAAAATCGAAAAACTCGGCGGAGTCGTGCAGGAAAAAGTCGGCGATGTGAAAAGGGCCGCGGGAAAGTAG
- a CDS encoding DUF3096 domain-containing protein, giving the protein MMHGITARRSMNRRYFHGRLKNMQLNIAPEPVVALIAGILILMFPRLLNYIVAVYLIIFGILGLIG; this is encoded by the coding sequence ATGATGCACGGCATCACGGCAAGGCGGTCCATGAATCGCCGCTATTTTCATGGGAGGTTGAAAAATATGCAACTGAACATCGCGCCTGAGCCGGTGGTTGCGCTCATTGCGGGGATCCTGATTCTGATGTTTCCGAGACTGTTGAATTACATCGTCGCCGTCTATCTGATCATATTCGGTATTCTCGGGTTGATTGGATGA
- a CDS encoding PAS domain-containing sensor histidine kinase translates to MKKRSDPGYAEKLRQKAEAIVRKQDSQSPPDNQVALSVEEYLREQHVQRIKLEMENMELAAALSTDDVRRTLHELRMHQIELELQNEELRTAHDELEAVKARYYDLYNLAPVGYVTISKPGLIQQANLAAAALLGTDQDALVTQPLVRFIHKADLDAYHLYHRQVFKTGKPLERELRLVRADGGYSWAHLASSSTRDDNGKPVCRMVISDISKRKEAEEQLQRALAEKNKLFAIIAHDLRSPLVGFVGIARLLANGVVDWSPNKLKNVFLNLKESAETLFRLLDNLLEWSSLQRGEFKYEPVELDVDDLVKDNLVLAKTRADQKAVALQRIVPRGLKVFADRHMLNAVLRNLISNAVKFSGPGGHVAVAATQDDGMVTISVQDNGIGMNQEFMDTIFAVDHKTSHPGTRGEKGSGLGLVLCKEFVEKLGGQIRVESIPGQGSTFSFTIPLSESKSKSKS, encoded by the coding sequence ATGAAAAAAAGATCTGACCCCGGGTACGCCGAGAAACTGCGCCAAAAGGCCGAAGCGATTGTGCGCAAGCAGGACTCGCAGTCGCCACCCGACAACCAGGTTGCCTTGTCGGTTGAAGAATATCTTCGCGAACAGCATGTGCAGCGGATCAAGCTGGAGATGGAAAACATGGAGCTGGCCGCCGCGTTGTCCACCGACGACGTGCGCCGGACCCTCCACGAACTGCGGATGCACCAGATCGAACTGGAGCTGCAGAACGAGGAGCTGCGCACGGCCCATGATGAACTCGAGGCCGTCAAGGCCCGCTACTACGACCTCTACAATCTGGCCCCCGTAGGCTATGTCACCATCTCCAAGCCGGGACTGATCCAGCAGGCCAACCTTGCCGCGGCCGCCCTGCTGGGCACGGATCAAGACGCCCTGGTCACCCAGCCGTTGGTCCGATTTATTCACAAGGCGGACCTGGACGCCTACCACTTGTACCACAGGCAGGTTTTCAAGACCGGCAAGCCCCTGGAGCGAGAGCTGCGGCTTGTCCGGGCGGATGGAGGATATTCATGGGCGCACCTGGCATCCTCCAGTACCCGTGACGACAACGGCAAGCCGGTCTGCCGCATGGTGATCAGCGATATTTCCAAGCGCAAGGAGGCCGAGGAGCAGCTTCAGCGGGCGTTGGCCGAAAAGAACAAATTATTTGCCATCATTGCCCATGATCTGCGTTCTCCCCTGGTCGGCTTTGTCGGGATTGCCAGACTCCTGGCAAACGGTGTCGTTGACTGGTCGCCGAACAAGCTGAAAAATGTTTTCTTAAATCTGAAGGAATCCGCGGAAACACTGTTTCGCCTGCTGGACAATCTGCTGGAATGGTCCTCCTTGCAACGTGGGGAATTTAAATATGAACCAGTGGAGCTGGATGTGGACGATCTGGTCAAAGACAACCTCGTACTGGCCAAAACCAGAGCCGATCAGAAAGCCGTAGCCTTGCAACGCATCGTTCCTCGAGGTTTGAAGGTCTTCGCCGACCGGCATATGCTGAACGCCGTCTTGCGCAACCTCATCTCCAACGCCGTCAAATTCAGCGGCCCCGGGGGCCACGTGGCCGTCGCGGCGACCCAAGACGACGGAATGGTCACGATTTCCGTGCAGGACAACGGTATCGGCATGAATCAGGAATTTATGGACACTATTTTCGCCGTTGACCACAAGACGTCGCATCCCGGCACTCGCGGAGAAAAAGGGTCCGGCCTGGGACTGGTCCTGTGTAAGGAATTCGTGGAGAAACTCGGCGGGCAAATCCGGGTGGAAAGCATTCCCGGCCAGGGCAGCACGTTTTCCTTTACCATTCCGCTATCTGAATCGAAATCGAAATCGAAATCGTGA
- a CDS encoding B12-binding domain-containing radical SAM protein — MTPASSPRTVNVLLVYPEIPDTFWSFKHALKFIDKKVSSPPLGLVTIAAMLPENWDLRLVDLNIRELSLDDLIWADYALISAMTVQRESSRRAIKLCKDADLLVVAGGPLFTVEHEQFPEVDHFVLNEAELTLPEFLRDLAQGRARRVYSSDAYADIEQTPIPRWDLLELKQYASMSVQYSRGCPFSCDFCNITALLGRTPRNKSAPQMIAELDGLYANGWRGGIFFVDDNLIGNKRRLKTELLPALVNWRKDKKGMPFGTEASINLADDEELMAMMVEAGFDTVFIGIETPNEASLAECGKGQNIRRDLIRDVKRIQRFGIQVQGGFIVGFDNDEPAVFTRLVEFIQQSGITTAMVGLLQAPPGTRLYKRLKQAGRLREGISGDNVDGTTNILPAMTLESLRDGYKDILKNIYSPEAYYQRVITFLREYNLPSTKKPWQIRGLSESLLALSRSIIRLGILGQERFHYWKLFFWTLLRRPRSLPLAVTLAIYGYHFRRVCELRVL; from the coding sequence ATGACTCCTGCATCATCACCGCGCACCGTGAACGTCCTGCTGGTCTATCCCGAGATCCCGGATACGTTCTGGAGCTTCAAGCACGCTTTGAAGTTCATAGACAAGAAAGTTTCTTCGCCGCCATTAGGACTTGTGACCATCGCGGCCATGCTACCGGAAAACTGGGACCTGCGCCTGGTGGATTTGAATATCCGGGAATTGTCCCTGGATGATCTGATCTGGGCTGACTACGCCTTGATCAGCGCCATGACCGTGCAACGGGAATCATCGCGCAGGGCGATCAAATTGTGCAAGGACGCCGACCTGCTGGTCGTCGCCGGCGGGCCGCTGTTCACGGTGGAGCATGAACAGTTTCCCGAGGTGGATCATTTCGTGCTCAACGAGGCCGAGCTGACCCTGCCCGAATTTCTGCGTGACCTGGCCCAGGGACGAGCCAGACGGGTCTACTCCTCGGATGCGTACGCGGATATCGAACAAACGCCCATTCCGCGGTGGGACCTTCTGGAGTTGAAACAGTACGCGAGCATGAGCGTCCAGTACTCCCGAGGGTGTCCCTTCAGTTGCGACTTCTGCAACATCACGGCCCTGCTGGGCCGAACGCCGCGCAACAAGAGCGCCCCCCAGATGATCGCCGAGCTGGACGGTCTGTATGCCAACGGCTGGCGGGGCGGGATCTTTTTCGTGGACGACAACCTGATCGGGAACAAGCGGCGGCTGAAAACCGAGCTGCTGCCCGCCCTGGTCAACTGGCGAAAAGACAAGAAGGGTATGCCCTTCGGCACCGAGGCGTCCATTAACCTGGCTGACGACGAAGAGCTGATGGCCATGATGGTCGAGGCGGGGTTCGATACCGTGTTCATCGGCATTGAAACGCCCAACGAAGCCAGTCTGGCCGAATGCGGCAAAGGGCAGAACATCCGTCGCGACCTGATCCGGGACGTGAAGCGGATCCAGCGGTTCGGGATCCAGGTCCAGGGAGGGTTCATCGTCGGCTTTGACAACGACGAACCGGCCGTTTTCACCCGCCTCGTGGAGTTCATCCAGCAAAGCGGCATCACAACCGCCATGGTCGGCCTGCTCCAGGCTCCTCCCGGCACCAGGCTTTACAAGAGGCTTAAGCAGGCCGGGCGGCTGCGGGAAGGCATTTCCGGCGACAACGTGGACGGAACGACGAACATCCTGCCGGCCATGACCCTGGAGTCGCTGCGCGACGGGTACAAGGACATCCTGAAAAACATCTACTCGCCCGAGGCGTACTATCAGCGGGTGATCACCTTTTTGCGGGAGTACAACCTGCCGAGCACCAAGAAACCATGGCAAATCCGGGGCCTCTCCGAAAGTCTGCTGGCCTTGTCCCGATCCATCATCCGTCTTGGCATCCTGGGTCAGGAACGGTTCCACTACTGGAAGCTGTTCTTCTGGACCCTGCTCCGGCGGCCACGATCCCTGCCCCTGGCCGTGACCCTGGCCATCTACGGTTACCATTTTCGGCGGGTCTGCGAATTGCGGGTGTTGTAA